The genomic interval TTCACACAGTTTGATGATTCACATTATCGGTCGAAGAATCCATTCACACAAGTTCCTTTCCGCGTTTAATACGCTCCGTAAAGAATTCTGTAACAACATAGTGTTCGTAAAACAAATTCAACTTTGATGACATTTCTTTCCAGAAACTAGCATCAAAGGGAATTCTTTCAACATAATGTCCTTTCAATGTCCAAACAAAGAAGTCACACCAATGTCGTCCAGTCAATGCCATCTGACCTTGGATTTGGTAATAGaaagagtgtgttttttttaatgaaatctttCCTTTGAGCACAGAACAACAAAAGTATTTGTCTTGACAGGCCTCATAAACAGAAGCATTCCTATGTTTGTATGGACATTTAATTTCCAAAACACCACACCTGTCCTGGCATTTCTCACAACAGTCCACAACACCATCAGGACTTGTCCCTAAATGTGGGTGATCTACATTAATAACAAGTCCAGATCCAAAAACCTTCAATCCAGGATGTGATGTCTGAATGATATTCTGGTAAACTCGACGTGCTGCTGCTTCATGGTTTCTCCCCCACCTTGTAGCTTCAGTATCAAATGAAGAATAGTTCATGATGTTCTTTATGATACTATCAGGTTTTGTATCCACTCTCTTCTTGCATACAGTCCCAAATATAGAACTTGTAATGCGCCCTATCCTAGCTTCCATCCATGTGTCGTTCTTGCTTTGACCTTTTGTCATTTTTTCTATTCGTACACAGTCCTCGCTTGTTATATGTAATGATGACATATGGTTTCGGAACGCTTCTTTACAGACTGGGTTCTCTATGCTTACACTGTCACGATACATATATGGAACTGTATGCAAATTTGGGAGTTTAAAATCCTCTGCTTGTTGCACAATTTCTTTTCCAGTCTCCATACTTAGCAGCAATGCTGCATTCGGGGCACAGCTCTTTAATTTAAGACATAGCGAATGAAGATTCGGCGGTTTTACACGGTCTATTGTACATGTATTCAGTTGTTGCTTGTGTTTGGGTTCACATTCAGTAGTCTTTTcttcatatttaattttttttaaagttatgtttTGCGACTTCTGAGGACTGAGTTTTCGTTTCCGAGGCCTATTCCACTAACATGGTTTTGAGGTTGATGCTCCTGTTCCATCTTTCCGTTTATCTGTAATGTCAACTAATGCATATAGCAGCGCTGCCACATGGTTGCATGATTCGCCCTCTCTGAaatgaaattaaacataatttttattatcaatttcttACTTTTCTCTAACTCTtgtcaattgaaaaaaataaatcatcaCATGTAAACGTCAGTGGCCAGATAGttgcatttaaaacaacataTCTCAGGTTATATttaagtttcaaataaatatagtTCGCATCTACATGAACATGTAAGTTGTAACTTGTTTCATaaaacttttaaatgtttaaagcattGTGTAACAaagatatattttattcaaactaCATGGGTATACATATGTTTTTGAATCTCAAATCTTAATGGTTTTTACATGAATCTGATAGTCTTACTCTATCCTAGTTCTTACCCAGCAGTGCAGTTGCAGCCAGCAGCATGAACCATTCCTGACATCTTAGCCAGACAGTCTGAGACAGACCCAAGCATCGTAATCTTTTTTCTTATTGTCTGTTGGAAGGGATGGTATAACCTTTGCTCGGACATAGCAATGTGAACACTCTGGGGTAATCTGGTGGTATCGTACACTGTGTCACAAATTCCCAGTATCTTCATGGTGAACAACAAGCAGAAGATCTTTAAAACATCGGAGGTATGTGAATTCTTATTCGTCAAATTGTTTTTACTTTCAGTGACCAGACTGATGGTTATTAAAGGGACTATGTCTATCAAAAATTCATTCTATGAGAAACCtgctttatttcaataaattatgtaattatttgggaatttaaaaacaaagatatgttatgtttgaaaaaaatagggACTAaactattttgtcaaatattcatgaattatatgaaatgtgtaaaaaaacttattatacacatatttgaatttaaattcaaataaaagataagaataacatgtgtcgaaaatgcgaaataaggtagatgtttaattctgaaatcaaaaacaaCTGTACAGGCAAATtggccagcatgtatatcatgcatgtacaatgtgaatctataTTGAGTTTAACAGTTCATTTAAAATTCTTGCAGCGGTATCGatttatacgacacacaaacactaactaaaaagacaaatgcttcggttattgtaggaaaatatctacgaaatatcttcgtcgcaATCGGCTTGGGgcattattttgtatttgctgcattttatgaaattcttctttaatgtatcatttttcttgcctattgtgtgttattataacatatttgcatcaatatacatgtattacaatttaacacatataaaaattgtataatctctcTTTAAATAGTTCTGTTTTGAATAACATTCAAAATTTCTGATTCAAAATCTTAATCATGTAAAAAAGGTTTTGCTAGTTTAATACTCTTTTAAATGTTATTGCTTTTTTTAAAAGGGGGCAGACCAAAACGGTCACAAGTAAGATTGGCCGCAGTGTGTATATAACCGACATCAGTAACATGCTTTTTGCTTTTGCAAGTGTTTAAAATAGATGGAACACTAGGATAACAAAATTTACTATGTATTTTGTTCTGCTGCACTGTAAGCATTATGTGTTTTCATTAAGTTCTGGTATAAATCACACATGAACTAACAATAATTTGACATTCAACACATAGAAGATTAGAAGAAATAAAGATACATTAATATTGAATGCTTTGTTGAAATTCTAAgcatgaaatacatatttttacttatatttatattttaaggttGAGGAAGAAAGTTACACAACAGAGGCATCTGCAATCCTGCAAGAAAACGAAGATAGCCGGGAGAGTGATTGCTATGAAAACACTTCCCTGAACTCCTGTTTTGTGCCAGAGCATGTGTCAGTTCAAATGCATGACTATATAACTAGTTCTGTGAAGGAAACATGTACTGTGACACAGACTCTACCAAAGCTTATACAAACTGATTGGATCATGTGTGACATGGCTACACAGACAGATCTCAGCTTATCATTGTTCCAAAAACTGACATGTGACACATCTTCACAGACTGATATGAATAACTGTAGTATTGAAAAAGACATTGGGATTCAGTGCAACAAACCGGAATTGGTAGCTGAAGATATTGTAAGTGACGACATGTGTATGTTTTACACCGGCTTGCCAAACAAGGAAGTTTTCAATGCAATATTTAGCGAACTGGACGATGCAGAGGAAAGAACCAACCGATCAGGAAATGGGGAGAACAAGGGACGGCCTAGAACGCTTCGACTGGTGGATGAATTTTTGCTAGTTCTGATGCGCTTGAGACTTGGTTTGCTTTTAGAAGACTTGGCGTACAGATTCCGCATTTCAAAAGCAACCTGCAGTAACATTAATAAGCAGTGGATCATGTATCTAAGTGTGAAATTGGCATCAATGATACCATGGATATCTAGAAGATTTATAAGAGAGAATATGCCAGCTAAATTTAAGAAGTATCCACACTGCAGAGTAATAATAGACTGTACAGAATTTTACACGCAAAATCCACAATCATTGGCTGCCAAAACATTACTGTACTCACACTACAAATCACACATGACATGGAAGGCCTTAATAGGAATTAGTCCCACTGGTGTGATAACATTTGTATCAGATTTGTGGAGTGGTGGTATAAGTGACAAACAAATCACTATTAAAAGTGGTCTGCTGGAACTCTGTGAGGCTGGAGATGCAGTTATGGCGGACAAAGGATTCTTAATATCAGACTTGACAACCCCAAGGGGGCTACACCTAATAATTCCACCCATGAAATTCCAGCGCTTTAATCGCCGACAGGTGGAAGAAACAAGAAGAATCGCAAATCTTCGCATAGATGTGGAACGTGCCATGGAAAGATTAAAGAATTTCCGCATACTTCAAGGGGTTATGCCGATTACAATGTCTAAACAAGCATCGCATATACTCAAGATATGTGCTGCCTTGTCAAACGTTCACCCTCCCTTGATACAGGATAACTAAATGAGAAATTCTGTAATGGCATGTgtaaaaatctgcattcaatGACTTAATGCTTTGACAAAGTTATAAAGTTCATAAACACTTGCTTTACTATTGCAACTTTTTTAATTCTTTGATTTAGTTCTTTATGAAGGGATGTTTCAAGGGATTAAATTCTGAATTGTGTGAAAACTTTAAGGAGCATATCAACAGTTTAACAGCAAGTATTCAAAAACGAAcacaaagtcattttaataaaaatcaaggaACAACACTTAATTAAAtcttatagttttttttaaatgtattactttcagaaaataaaatacagtTTCTAGCTGTTG from Dreissena polymorpha isolate Duluth1 chromosome 1, UMN_Dpol_1.0, whole genome shotgun sequence carries:
- the LOC127850537 gene encoding uncharacterized protein LOC127850537 isoform X2 — translated: MDDLSNLEHKSTEKKRNYCCICSNFRGKLVDGKQVRLHRFPADEKVRKLWIKRLKTVSTGFVLKIKNDRLCSAHFVDGVYNSKNQIPSIFMVNNKQKIFKTSEVEEESYTTEASAILQENEDSRESDCYENTSLNSCFVPEHVSVQMHDYITSSVKETCTVTQTLPKLIQTDWIMCDMATQTDLSLSLFQKLTCDTSSQTDMNNCSIEKDIGIQCNKPELVAEDIVSDDMCMFYTGLPNKEVFNAIFSELDDAEERTNRSGNGENKGRPRTLRLVDEFLLVLMRLRLGLLLEDLAYRFRISKATCSNINKQWIMYLSVKLASMIPWISRRFIRENMPAKFKKYPHCRVIIDCTEFYTQNPQSLAAKTLLYSHYKSHMTWKALIGISPTGVITFVSDLWSGGISDKQITIKSGLLELCEAGDAVMADKGFLISDLTTPRGLHLIIPPMKFQRFNRRQVEETRRIANLRIDVERAMERLKNFRILQGVMPITMSKQASHILKICAALSNVHPPLIQDN
- the LOC127850560 gene encoding uncharacterized protein LOC127850560, with the translated sequence METGKEIVQQAEDFKLPNLHTVPYMYRDSVSIENPVCKEAFRNHMSSLHITSEDCVRIEKMTKGQSKNDTWMEARIGRITSSIFGTVCKKRVDTKPDSIIKNIMNYSSFDTEATRWGRNHEAAARRVYQNIIQTSHPGLKVFGSGLVINVDHPHLGTSPDGVVDCCEKCQDRCGVLEIKCPYKHRNASVYEACQDKYFCCSVLKGKISLKKTHSFYYQIQGQMALTGRHWCDFFVWTLKGHYVERIPFDASFWKEMSSKLNLFYEHYVVTEFFTERIKRGKELV